Proteins found in one Triticum aestivum cultivar Chinese Spring chromosome 4D, IWGSC CS RefSeq v2.1, whole genome shotgun sequence genomic segment:
- the LOC123099860 gene encoding secreted RxLR effector protein 161-like: protein MIGSLLYLCASRPDIMLSVCMCARFQSAPKESHFSAVKRILRYLVHTPNLGLWYPKGATFKLLGYSDSDWAGDKVDRKSTSGSCQFLGRSLVSWSSKKQNCVSLSTAEAEYIAAGSCCAQLLWMRQTLMDYGVKCDKVPLFCDNESAIKIADNPVQHSRTKHIEIRHHFIRDHVAKGDIDLFHVNTEKQLADIFTKPLDEARFRELRHELN from the coding sequence atgatcggttctttgctttacctttgtgcatctaggccggatattatgttgagtgtgtgtatgtgtgcaagatttcaatccgctcccaaggagagccatttttcggcagtgaaaagaatccttcgatatttggttcataccccaaacttgggcctttggtacCCCAAAGGAGCAACTTTCAAGCTATTAGGATATtcggattcggattgggccggagacaaggtagaccgcaagtccacttccgggtcttgtcaattcctagggaggtcattggtaagttggtcttcaaagaagcagaattgtgtgtccctttcaaccgccgaggccgagtacattgctgcaggaagttgttgtgcacaattattatggatgaggcaaactttgatggattatggtgtcaaatgtgacaaagtgcctctattttgtgacaatgaaagtgcaatcaagatcgccgacaatccagtgcaacatagccgaaccaaacatatcgagattcgtcatcacttcattcgagatcatgtggccaagggagacattgatttattccatgtcaacaccgagaagcaacttgccgacatttttaccaagccacttgatgaagcaagattccgcgagttaaggcatgagctgaat